CTCGTAAGAGAGAAAAGGCCAATAAAAGCAGCCCCCGCCgagaagcggggggggggggggggggggggggggggtggtggctCCGGTTGATAAGGCTGAATTATGCAATGCCTACCATTGATAATCGGTGAAAGACAGCTCGGAGATGCGCGTCCCCGCCACTCTCCTCTTCCGCTTCAAAACGCACGAAATGTTTGGGAGGAAAAAGACTTTTCTCGTGTTCCAATGATCGCGCTTGGTGCCATTCTTAAAATCAGACAGGACGCATCCGAGCATGGTCTCCCCTGGAATATGCCGCGTGATGATCCGGTTGTATTCCACGCGAGTTTCTGTCCTACATTCAGCGCGCACTTCATGGTGGGGGCTTCTGGTGCCTTCTATTCATCTCgctcctctgtgcccccccccccccccccttttctttaaAGAGACGACGCAATACTACAGACGCGTCTCAGGCGTCTGAAGCTGCCACACTAATGCAGATGTTTTTATAGAAACGAtaaataagaatattttagAGACATTTACAATTTGCAGACACATGAATATGCTATTTGTTTAAAGTTAAGTTACATGCCCACAATATTATCATattcaaatacaaaacaaatataaatatccGCTTTTATTACAGAGAAACGGGAAAATGAAACTTACATAGACACAGCATAGAAATTTGGTTCctttcatttgttcttttcttctgtggaTTGTGATTCTTATTTGactattatttgtgtttttgaattTCTGAAAAGTAAGAAAGAATGAAAAACGTAGAACAGTCAAGTCTCAACTTACCATGGCCGCTAGGGGGCGACAGAGACGAGCTTTTAGTAACAGGCTTCCACTCTACGGTATCTCATGCGCTGCTACTACTGCCAGAGCCGAATCTAGAATCAGAACCGTAAGGGGGCTCGGCTCTCTTGCacgttaattaattaatttcaaagTAAATGCCTTTTTTGtgcctttgatgtccatctgtgTCTTCTTAGTGTCCATTGGTCTTTCCCatcatgtttttgatggcgtttgtctgtttgttagcaggattatggaaaaaccgCTGGATGCATCTTGACGGAAATAAATCTGAGGATGggtctaactttgatcccattacattttgagagtaaaatggaaacacatctggatacaaaaataaaattgatttcCCAATGaacttataatggagactttttCAACTGGTGAAACGTGTCGATATGAGTGAACAAGGAAAAGATGTGAATTTTGCTTCTTGCATCCATGCTAATATGTGCAAGCTAATATGTGCTAACGACGCTTTTAGATCGATGCGAGtcaaactgaaatgaaacacatatagtatgaatttttttttattgtcccacaatttgaaaataaacatttagatAAAAATATGCATTAGAATTAGAGGAAAGAACAATACAAGTGAAAAGTTAAATGGAATCTTTCTATGTGACTGAGATGACTGAACAGTTTTcactgtttattattttatcattattatttattattatttatattaatgctGGATGAGTATTTAGACAGCAGTCGGTCATGTCAGTAATATGATGGCTGCAGACAGCTGTTCGCTCAAGTTATTCAATGATACGTTTTGTGGTTCAAAGGAGATATTTCCTTTGTATTCTTCTGTTTTAAAGCATATTTATGCATGCTCGTTTCAATGCTACAGTTTATGAAGATTAACATATTTACAGTGAGTCAGAAAAGTGAGAATGGGATTCAGAAGGTCTCAACTACCATAGTTTCATCTGACTGTGCAGCttttctgaaataaaataaaaaaggagattaaagaaatgttgtttgTTCCATGAGAAGGTAACAAACAGGAGAAATGCTCtgttaacaataaataaagatgctATACacaccttttttgttttctggcttGGAGGGCAATCGTTAGAATAATCAGAATCAGTGCGGCGGCTCCGACGACTGAACCGGCCACGATTCCTGCGACATTACCTGGAAAAATCAAAGATGTTTGAAAGACAAAATATTAATATTGGCTTGAGCTCTTCGGACATATCCTGATGTCTAATGGCGCTAACACAGCTGACATGCTTCTACTACTAGTATCTatagcttcacacacacatactggaaACAATGCAGGATGTGTCCTCTCCGGACCATTGTCCGTTCTCCTGACACACACGCGCCTCCGGTCCTTTGAGCGTGTAGCCGTCATGACAGGAAAACTGCACTTTAGCGCCTTGTAAATAAGTAGTTCCCTCCTTCTTCCCATTGAACGGTGGTGAAATCCATCCGCAGGATATCACTGCACAGGACAGGGAAAAATTAGCTCTTAAAACCAGATAAATATTAGGTTGGGTCAGGTTCAACTTTATCGTCATTACGCATGTACAAATAGAAGGTAAGATTTGTAGTATGTAAAGTATACTTGTTCTATTTCTGTGTAACCAATTATACACAATATTCACATTATATGTCGCTACAATTTTGAACTCACCTGGCTTTAGATCCTGCACAAGAGAAAGGTGACGCCGGAACGACTCTCTGGTCGCGTTGCCAATTGCAGGACTACGACCTACAAGGATGTCATACCTGAAGCATGGAGGCAGCGACCAGAAAACAAGCTGAGCAACTTGATTGGTTGAAATGGCCTCTAATGGCTataataaaaagcagaaaacgAAGAAGCTGGGCCGGTCCTTTCATGGGttaccctaaccctgacccctaACCTCTAACCCACCCCCGGCTGATTGTAGCTCTAAACGCGCTGCATTCTAAGGCATTCCTGTAAATCAAAGGCTTTCCTTTATAAAACTGTTCCAAGACACGTCACTCCCTTCAGTCCCACATATGAAGACAGCAATACACTTTAACAGATATTAGCTTCATAAAAACAACACcaaaagaaatatattttgtatCATAATGAGTGAGCGATCAATAAAGATTGCCTTGACCTACCTACAGAACTGAGAACCCTCTCCAGCGCATATGTCAGACGCGTCGTCCGCGAGCGGATCATCTGGGATCTCGGGGACAGAAAGCGCCGGAACGAAACTGTCGTCGTGTCTCGGAGCGTAGCAATATGTTTCCAGAAGATACTCTGAATCATATGTGAACAAGGCAGACTCGTTGGAGACAGCCCCTGAAAGACGAGAAGGACCATATGGACTTAGATCCACAGTAGCGCTTTAAGATAAAATGGATAGCTAGATAATGTGCTGATGCCACCCTAAAACCTGTCGCACTGCACTGCCTGGTAATGGAGGAGCACCGTTCCAGCAGCAGTTTACACTTTAACCCcgactctactctactctactctaagACGGAAGCTTGTTTCATCGAACGCCAGCGGGTTCTGTTGGGTAGAGAATCGACGTTATTTCCTACAGCTTGCCCCGAAGACGAACAGCTCCTCTGGGCTGCTGTGGTTCTGCACGAGGTTCCCGTCGCTGAGGGTGAGGTCATCTCTGGCGTCGCCGTTCATCTTTCCCAGCAGGCCGAGCGTGGCGTCTCGGAACTCTTCTGGAAGGAGCACCGTGGCCACGACTGTCCCCGCTCTCAGTTCTAGCTCCACTCCGGCTCCCGAGGGGAACATCACCGTTACGCTTACCGAGGaaggagaaaacacaaacacacctaggagagagaaacatttagtattttatctctattattagattccttaaccatgaaatcaAAACTTTAGCAATTAGATTCACATTAATATTCACATTAAAACGCAACTTTGTGCCAACCTTGGATGCTCATCCAGTGTTTGTTTGGATACAACATGCTAAAGGGCAAAGGTGACAAAAGCGTGACTCTGACCTAAAGTTAGAGTGACAGACAGgcgtgtgacctttgaccccagcacaaaacacacaaatgtctgTTTCGGGGTTCATTACTAAAACCGTGAATGAAGCTGGATGCAGGCGCAGCGAAAGGAATGAGGCTCTCACCGTGCAGGTCCATCCACGCCTGCTCAGAAAAGGAGAGCGACTTTTGATTTTGCAGCACTTCAAGGCCGCTGGCGATCCTCACCTCGATGACATCGGAGTTCGCCTCTTTCATGGCCACAGCAGTCAGTTTCGTTGCTTTTATAGCGGTTCCTAACGGAGCCAGAATCCGTAAGAGTTTGTATTTTATACTTCTAAGTGTCTCAAAGACTCGTCTTTGACAGCGTCTTCTCACCGTTCACCGGTTCTGTCCTGCCTTGGACGGTCAGCTGCTTCTTGGCGGAGCTCACCAGCGTGTATTCCCCTTTGCCATTGAAGGAGTAGCTGACGCCATCAAATGTGATGAAGTGGGGATCTCCAAACACCACGGCTGGGGCGACACAACGAATCAGAGCGTAATCCGTGCACGGCTGCGCGTGACGCTGGGCGCCACTCACCGGAGCTGGGGGAACGGTAGCGCCTGCAGTCGCTGGACGGCCGGTGCTCGAAGTAGAAGCTGCAGTTTTCGGACCACAGGCAGCAGTAGTAGAAGCTGAGCACGTCGTAGACCCAGTGGGACTGTCCGGGGACACGGGGGGGCTTCTGGTACGGAGGCGACCCCCAGTCGTGTGCTCGGTCTGGGGTGCTACCCCCAATGGAGTCTGCAGTCAGGACCTGAGCACCGGTGTTGTCATAGCAAcactgctgtcctgctgcatACCTGGGACTGGCGGCGCGTTTCAGGAACATTGACACAGAATGATTATGTTTTGTATAAAGTAGTATTTACCAATTACTTTAATTTCTTCATGCTTTTAGGATGCTTTGATATATTTTCGGTTACGCGCCGACACTAATGCGACTTCACCAGAACAAGTAAATATAAAATGGTCTCAAAGCCGCACTGACCGATGACTTCTTATTTGGAAGGTTATAATACATTATAACCTAAAGCATATTCGGCTGATGAGTTTTGTCATTTGTTAAATTTGACATAAGCAAATTAGTTAACCAGAATCCATCTGGTAGTTTTTGTGTACATTTTGTAAAACTGTTGTCGGCCATCGACGGAGGCGTGTTCACACCTGTGAAGGACTCACCTGGCCTGGATCGCCCTCACACAGTGAACACTTCCAGGGTGGTAGGTGCACACGCTCCCTTTCTCTATATCGCAGCCATAGTCCGTCTAAGGTGAGAGGAACAGCAAACGTGAACGTTTCACTTGGTTACCATGACAAACAAATGTCTAAACGAATGCTAGCGTGCAAACACGGTCCAGGATGTTAGTAATAAACATGGTCGATGATATCTGAGGTGATAGTTCAGTTAGATCACATTTAATGATGATCTAATGTTGGGAAGagtttaaaacatatttaaaaaaagaaccttATCTTAAAAATTGTTactaaaatgtttaaa
The nucleotide sequence above comes from Brachionichthys hirsutus isolate HB-005 chromosome 19, CSIRO-AGI_Bhir_v1, whole genome shotgun sequence. Encoded proteins:
- the susd2 gene encoding sushi domain-containing protein 2 gives rise to the protein MERFTAVIFVLLVSCICSSLGQTCEGRCGDKLDSCSCHSTCTSLKSCCSDYKEYCVEIVPYSGSIMGGTDFTVLEASFNKSSKIVCRFKNDLDTVGYVDKDSRGHCISPLLYETGWVPVHVSSDNGTTFSRVGAWLSVHTGKLDSQFKATMDNSTKWQYYGTPNVAGALAMTWNTSLVTGDRVNLELWGYRETGEPYGENWRGEWAYLYSLAKEHPNNGSFTFLPKPAEKSFSSWELGSIRISPSTYPDGAWNVHATWSEDHALAWHLEEKFRQNSSMWALEKCLAWDKLENRLPNFTSEIIDCPCTLAQARADTGRFHTDYGCDIEKGSVCTYHPGSVHCVRAIQASPRYAAGQQCCYDNTGAQVLTADSIGGSTPDRAHDWGSPPYQKPPRVPGQSHWVYDVLSFYYCCLWSENCSFYFEHRPSSDCRRYRSPSSAVVFGDPHFITFDGVSYSFNGKGEYTLVSSAKKQLTVQGRTEPVNGTAIKATKLTAVAMKEANSDVIEVRIASGLEVLQNQKSLSFSEQAWMDLHGVFVFSPSSVSVTVMFPSGAGVELELRAGTVVATVLLPEEFRDATLGLLGKMNGDARDDLTLSDGNLVQNHSSPEELFVFGASWAVSNESALFTYDSEYLLETYCYAPRHDDSFVPALSVPEIPDDPLADDASDICAGEGSQFCRYDILVGRSPAIGNATRESFRRHLSLVQDLKPVISCGWISPPFNGKKEGTTYLQGAKVQFSCHDGYTLKGPEARVCQENGQWSGEDTSCIVSSNVAGIVAGSVVGAAALILIILTIALQARKQKRKAAQSDETMVVETF